A window of Campylobacter lari subsp. lari contains these coding sequences:
- a CDS encoding aminotransferase class I/II-fold pyridoxal phosphate-dependent enzyme, which yields MQTILQKLKDENNYRFLRKLKHIDKFVIFDDKKLLNLAGNDYLNLANDKNLKQEFLANLKEFEFCSSSSRSLSGNYEIFEEFESFLENKFDKKVLHFNSGYSLNTSCLQALGLLRNTLFLADKQVHASIIDGLRLSKAKFFRFKHNDIKHLQDLVQKYYKDYENIIIISEALFSMDGDFAPIKEFINLKKEYKNIKIYIDEAHSIGCFGDDGLGYVKSLNLHKDIDFLVFTFGKAISSMGACIISDEKEFFINKARAFIYSTAIAPINVAWTLYVFKNLHKFNEKRIYLKNLALDFKNVLSKKCEILGDAYIISLILKQNDLADKAFNKLLENGIFAPAIKEPTIPKNTARIRFSLHSGLKKDDLEKILELF from the coding sequence ATGCAGACAATATTACAAAAATTAAAAGATGAAAATAATTATAGATTTTTAAGAAAATTAAAACATATTGATAAATTTGTGATATTTGATGATAAAAAATTGCTTAATTTAGCGGGGAATGATTATTTAAATTTAGCAAATGATAAAAATTTAAAACAAGAATTTTTAGCAAATTTAAAAGAATTTGAATTTTGTAGTTCTAGTTCAAGAAGTTTAAGTGGTAATTATGAAATTTTTGAAGAATTTGAAAGTTTTTTAGAAAATAAATTTGATAAAAAAGTTTTGCATTTTAATAGCGGATATAGCTTAAATACTAGTTGTTTGCAAGCTTTAGGGCTTTTGAGAAATACTTTGTTTTTAGCTGATAAACAAGTTCATGCAAGCATTATTGATGGTTTAAGACTTAGCAAGGCTAAATTTTTTCGCTTTAAACACAATGATATAAAGCATTTGCAAGATTTAGTGCAAAAATATTATAAAGATTATGAAAATATTATAATCATAAGTGAAGCTTTATTTAGTATGGATGGAGATTTTGCACCTATAAAAGAATTTATAAATTTAAAAAAAGAATACAAAAATATAAAAATTTATATAGATGAAGCACATAGTATTGGTTGTTTTGGAGATGATGGCTTAGGATATGTCAAATCTTTAAATTTGCATAAAGATATTGATTTTTTAGTTTTTACTTTTGGTAAGGCTATATCTTCTATGGGTGCTTGTATAATAAGTGATGAAAAAGAATTTTTCATAAATAAAGCTAGAGCTTTTATTTACTCAACTGCTATTGCGCCTATAAATGTGGCTTGGACTTTGTATGTGTTTAAAAATTTGCATAAATTTAATGAAAAAAGAATTTATTTAAAAAATTTAGCTTTAGATTTTAAAAATGTTTTAAGTAAAAAATGTGAAATTTTAGGCGATGCTTATATAATATCTTTGATTTTAAAACAAAATGATTTAGCTGATAAAGCTTTTAATAAGCTTTTAGAAAATGGCATTTTTGCTCCCGCTATAAAAGAACCTACTATACCTAAAAATACTGCTAGAATTCGTTTTTCTTTGCATAGTGGATTAAAAAAAGATGATTTAGAAAAAATTTTGGAGTTATTTTGA
- a CDS encoding DMT family transporter, translated as MEWFFLFLATAFEIFGVIIMKQLVSTKNKLYLLALIVCFAFSFGFLSLSMQSIAMSVAYSIWTGAGTAGGVIIGVLFYKESKSFLKLFLITLIIACTVGLKILS; from the coding sequence ATGGAATGGTTCTTTTTATTTTTAGCGACTGCTTTTGAAATTTTTGGTGTGATTATCATGAAGCAACTTGTAAGCACTAAAAACAAACTTTATCTTTTGGCTTTGATAGTGTGTTTTGCTTTTTCATTTGGATTTTTAAGCCTTAGTATGCAAAGTATTGCTATGAGTGTGGCTTATTCTATATGGACAGGAGCTGGAACTGCAGGTGGGGTTATCATCGGAGTGCTTTTTTATAAAGAAAGCAAAAGCTTTTTAAAACTTTTTCTAATAACTCTTATCATAGCTTGCACAGTGGGTTTAAAAATACTTTCATAG
- the bioD gene encoding dethiobiotin synthase translates to MKIYISGIDTDVGKTYLSARLCKELGFNYFKLIQAGVPKDSEAIAQFSPKTKIFKEGVFLQTPASPHKARILENLNYKAFDIQIPQSDKLIIELAGGLFSPIDDEKTMIDYMSAFKHPTILVAKDYLGSINHTLLSIEALKQKDIKILSLILKSQDNFSKDFISKYAKIPIIEFDDKVCEKLSKILKNLS, encoded by the coding sequence ATGAAAATATACATTAGTGGTATAGACACAGATGTTGGCAAAACTTATCTAAGTGCTAGACTTTGTAAGGAATTAGGCTTTAATTATTTTAAGCTTATTCAAGCAGGTGTGCCAAAAGATAGTGAGGCAATAGCTCAATTTAGCCCAAAAACTAAGATTTTTAAAGAAGGTGTGTTTTTGCAAACTCCTGCTTCACCGCATAAAGCAAGAATTTTAGAAAATTTAAACTATAAAGCCTTTGATATACAAATTCCACAAAGTGATAAACTCATCATCGAGTTAGCTGGTGGGCTTTTTTCTCCAATTGATGATGAAAAAACTATGATTGATTATATGAGTGCGTTTAAACACCCTACTATTTTAGTCGCAAAAGATTATCTAGGAAGTATCAATCACACGCTTTTAAGCATAGAAGCGCTAAAACAAAAAGATATTAAAATTCTCTCCTTAATCTTAAAAAGCCAAGATAATTTTAGCAAGGATTTTATAAGCAAATATGCAAAAATTCCTATCATAGAATTTGATGATAAAGTGTGTGAAAAACTTTCAAAAATCCTTAAAAATCTCTCTTAA
- a CDS encoding pimeloyl-ACP methyl esterase BioG family protein, with product MKTYFLHKNENSSNLILFFSGFCSHFSHFSHLKSDENVLMVYDYSDFNFDIDLTKFKNITLIAWSMGVCVASKILKDIKFDKKIAINGTNLPINDEFGIKEAIFRLTMKKFDLENFKKNMFEDDLNLSKNFKFNDESYLKNELLSLYEFCTKNLNENFIWDKALLGKNDKIFPFNASFKFFKDKAFILDKGHFIFFDFSTWNEF from the coding sequence TTGAAAACATATTTTTTACATAAAAATGAAAACTCATCAAATTTGATCTTATTTTTTTCAGGATTTTGCTCGCATTTTAGCCATTTTTCGCATTTAAAAAGTGATGAAAATGTTTTAATGGTTTATGATTATAGTGATTTTAATTTTGATATAGATTTAACCAAATTTAAAAATATCACTTTAATAGCTTGGTCTATGGGAGTTTGTGTAGCAAGTAAAATTTTAAAAGATATAAAATTTGATAAAAAAATCGCTATAAATGGCACAAATTTACCTATAAATGATGAATTTGGGATCAAAGAAGCTATTTTTAGACTTACGATGAAAAAATTTGATTTAGAAAATTTTAAAAAAAATATGTTTGAAGATGATTTAAATTTGAGTAAAAATTTTAAATTTAATGATGAGTCTTATTTGAAAAATGAGCTTTTGAGTTTGTATGAATTTTGTACTAAAAATTTAAATGAAAATTTTATTTGGGATAAGGCTTTACTTGGTAAAAATGATAAAATCTTTCCTTTTAATGCAAGTTTTAAATTTTTTAAAGATAAAGCTTTTATCTTAGATAAAGGACATTTTATATTTTTTGATTTTAGCACTTGGAATGAGTTTTGA
- a CDS encoding DMT family transporter, whose protein sequence is MIERTKISSNFGWFMVILGGLVECFWVSGLKYSSEIWHYALTAIGVCISFTCFLKACERLEVSIAYSVFVGIGTVGVVLNEMFVFNEPISITKLALIAILLLSIIGLKIISKEAK, encoded by the coding sequence ATGATAGAACGAACAAAAATAAGCTCTAATTTTGGTTGGTTTATGGTGATTTTGGGTGGTTTGGTTGAGTGCTTTTGGGTAAGTGGTTTAAAGTATTCTAGTGAAATTTGGCATTATGCTTTAACAGCCATAGGGGTTTGTATATCTTTTACATGTTTTTTAAAAGCTTGTGAAAGACTTGAGGTGAGTATTGCTTATAGTGTTTTTGTAGGTATTGGTACAGTTGGAGTGGTGCTTAATGAGATGTTTGTTTTCAATGAGCCAATTTCCATTACAAAACTTGCTTTAATAGCTATTTTACTTTTAAGTATCATAGGCCTTAAAATCATTAGCAAGGAAGCTAAATAA
- a CDS encoding methyltransferase domain-containing protein: protein MNFLKAKNTYSANALVQKDMAIKLCKMLSDGDLKYFDRVFEFGCGVGIFSQILQKNIKFKHYFLNDIYPFENPCKYDEFGVFDMNELKNHHFFNKKFDLITSNACVQWLDLDLLIENISFILEKNAYFLFSTFGEKNFTQIKQSTNLSLKYLSLEQIKQKLSKKFKIIKAKEELKELKFDHTLELFRHLKLSGVNSLDKNFFISKAFLKNYEKEFQNTLTYHPMFFLLEKHNH from the coding sequence TTGAATTTTTTAAAGGCTAAAAATACTTATAGCGCTAATGCATTGGTGCAAAAAGATATGGCTATAAAGCTTTGCAAAATGCTTAGCGATGGTGATTTAAAATATTTTGATAGAGTTTTTGAATTTGGTTGTGGAGTTGGAATTTTTAGCCAAATTTTGCAAAAAAATATAAAATTTAAGCATTATTTTTTAAACGATATTTATCCTTTTGAAAACCCTTGCAAATATGATGAATTTGGCGTTTTTGATATGAATGAGCTTAAAAATCATCATTTTTTTAATAAAAAATTTGATCTTATAACTTCAAATGCTTGCGTGCAATGGCTTGATTTAGATTTATTGATAGAAAATATTTCTTTTATTTTAGAAAAAAATGCTTATTTTCTTTTTTCTACTTTTGGAGAAAAAAATTTCACTCAAATAAAACAAAGTACAAATTTATCACTTAAATATTTAAGCTTGGAGCAAATTAAACAAAAACTTTCTAAAAAATTTAAAATCATCAAAGCAAAAGAAGAATTAAAAGAATTAAAATTTGATCATACTTTAGAGCTTTTTAGGCATTTAAAATTAAGCGGGGTTAATTCTTTAGATAAAAATTTTTTCATAAGCAAGGCATTTTTGAAAAACTACGAAAAAGAATTTCAAAACACCTTGACTTATCACCCTATGTTTTTTTTGCTTGAAAAACACAACCATTAG
- a CDS encoding class D beta-lactamase OXA-493 — protein sequence MKKIFLLFGLFCSFALANENLKDLFKDYNESGVFIAYDGKNYYSNDFKKANKRILPASTFKIFNALIALNEGVVKDTNEIFYHYKGEKVFLPSWKNNANLALAMQRSQLPAYKELARKIGLEKMQKNLNKLNYGNQKISKIDEFWIDDSLQISLKEQATLLFKLANLTLDYPKHIQEEVINIIKLKENDHYELFAKTGWGLRQYGQIVGFIKSKKSDKIYAFALNMNISDFNKLYLREEIVQLYLDQL from the coding sequence ATGAAAAAAATATTTTTGCTTTTTGGTCTTTTTTGCTCTTTTGCTTTGGCAAATGAAAATTTAAAAGATCTTTTTAAAGATTATAATGAAAGTGGAGTTTTTATAGCTTATGATGGTAAAAATTATTATAGCAATGACTTTAAAAAAGCAAACAAACGCATTTTACCTGCCTCTACTTTTAAAATTTTCAATGCCTTAATCGCACTTAATGAAGGTGTTGTGAAAGATACTAATGAAATTTTTTATCATTACAAAGGTGAAAAAGTATTTTTACCATCTTGGAAAAATAATGCAAACTTAGCTTTAGCTATGCAAAGATCACAACTACCTGCTTATAAAGAACTAGCTAGAAAAATAGGCTTAGAAAAAATGCAAAAAAACTTAAATAAACTTAATTATGGCAACCAAAAAATAAGTAAAATAGATGAGTTTTGGATAGATGATTCTTTACAAATTAGTCTTAAAGAACAAGCTACTTTACTTTTTAAGCTTGCCAATTTAACACTAGATTACCCTAAACATATACAAGAAGAAGTGATTAATATCATCAAGTTAAAAGAAAATGATCATTATGAACTTTTTGCAAAAACAGGTTGGGGTCTTAGACAATATGGACAAATCGTAGGTTTTATAAAAAGTAAAAAAAGTGACAAAATTTACGCTTTTGCTTTAAATATGAATATAAGTGATTTTAACAAGCTTTATCTAAGAGAAGAAATAGTACAACTGTATCTAGATCAATTATAA
- a CDS encoding Sua5 YciO YrdC YwlC family protein, with the protein MIYLAQTDTTAGFLSKDLKALNALKKRPLDQACLVTTAKLSELTKLTRVPNHFKNTVRKSKKTTFLYPNSKAIRVVKDCSHANFLKNFDWLYSTSANEHGKSFNYQWAISNADVKVDEFFFESSASKIFKIRGTKKIKLR; encoded by the coding sequence ATGATTTATCTAGCTCAAACTGATACAACTGCAGGGTTTTTAAGCAAAGATTTAAAAGCCCTTAATGCTTTAAAAAAAAGACCTCTAGACCAAGCTTGTTTGGTTACTACGGCTAAATTGAGTGAGTTAACAAAACTCACTAGAGTGCCAAATCACTTTAAAAATACTGTAAGAAAATCTAAAAAAACTACTTTTTTGTATCCTAATTCTAAAGCAATACGTGTTGTGAAAGATTGTAGCCATGCAAATTTTTTAAAAAATTTTGACTGGCTTTATTCTACTTCTGCAAACGAACATGGAAAAAGCTTTAATTATCAATGGGCTATCAGCAATGCAGATGTAAAAGTAGATGAGTTTTTTTTTGAAAGTAGTGCCTCAAAAATTTTTAAAATTAGAGGCACCAAAAAGATTAAATTGCGTTAG
- a CDS encoding adenosylmethionine--8-amino-7-oxononanoate transaminase: protein MNLKELDLKHIWHPCTQMSDHEFLPLIPIKKAKGVYLYDFDDKAYIDCISSWWVNIFGHCNDYINEKLKEQLNNLEHVLLAGFSHEPIIKLSQRLCELLPFDKCFYADNGSSAIEVALKMSFQYHLNCGNKKDKFLSLSNSYHGETLGALSIGDVSLYKKTYEPLLLKNIITPVPTSKDYQNELEILENILKNHHHEICAFILEPLIQCAGNMHIYELGYLNEAIKLAKDYNVQVIFDEIATGFGRTGEMFALDYCSQSIDYICLSKAITGGYLPLSVVLTKNEIYEKFYDSYENQKAFLHSHSYTGNTLACTAANATLDIFENENIIAKNKIKSAFTKTQWDNLKEFEFLGNFRNLGMVSAFDIQKSKYKRAGLEVFQRALEKGLLLRPLGNTIYFMPPYVINEDEITYVVQSLREIFKDF from the coding sequence ATGAATTTAAAAGAACTAGACTTAAAACACATTTGGCATCCTTGCACGCAAATGAGCGATCATGAGTTTTTACCATTAATTCCTATAAAAAAAGCTAAAGGTGTGTATTTATACGATTTTGATGATAAAGCTTATATTGATTGTATCAGTTCTTGGTGGGTAAACATCTTTGGCCATTGCAATGATTATATAAATGAAAAATTAAAAGAACAACTTAACAATTTAGAGCATGTTTTACTTGCTGGTTTTTCACACGAACCTATAATAAAATTATCACAAAGGCTTTGCGAACTTTTGCCTTTTGATAAATGCTTTTATGCAGATAATGGTAGCTCGGCCATAGAAGTAGCTTTAAAAATGAGCTTTCAATATCACTTAAATTGCGGCAATAAAAAAGATAAATTCTTATCACTTAGCAATTCTTATCATGGAGAAACTTTAGGAGCATTAAGCATAGGTGATGTAAGCTTATATAAAAAAACTTACGAACCTTTACTTTTAAAAAATATCATTACACCTGTGCCAACTAGCAAAGATTATCAAAACGAACTTGAAATTTTAGAAAATATTTTAAAAAATCATCATCATGAAATTTGTGCTTTTATACTTGAGCCTTTAATTCAATGTGCTGGAAATATGCATATATATGAGCTTGGATATTTAAATGAAGCTATAAAATTAGCTAAAGATTATAATGTGCAAGTGATATTTGATGAAATAGCTACAGGCTTTGGGCGCACAGGGGAGATGTTTGCGCTAGATTATTGCTCACAAAGTATTGATTATATATGTCTTTCTAAAGCTATCACGGGTGGGTATTTACCCCTTTCAGTAGTGCTTACTAAAAATGAAATTTATGAGAAATTTTATGATAGCTATGAAAACCAAAAAGCCTTTTTGCACTCTCACTCTTACACGGGCAATACCCTAGCTTGCACAGCGGCTAATGCGACTTTGGATATTTTTGAAAATGAAAATATCATCGCAAAAAATAAAATCAAAAGTGCTTTTACAAAAACACAATGGGATAATTTAAAAGAATTTGAATTTTTAGGAAATTTTAGAAATTTAGGTATGGTAAGTGCATTTGATATACAAAAAAGCAAATACAAAAGAGCAGGACTTGAAGTCTTTCAAAGAGCCTTAGAAAAAGGCTTGCTTTTAAGACCACTTGGAAATACGATTTATTTTATGCCACCATATGTTATAAATGAAGATGAGATTACTTATGTAGTGCAGTCTTTAAGAGAGATTTTTAAGGATTTTTGA
- a CDS encoding isoaspartyl peptidase/L-asparaginase family protein: MIFFTYDKKVLLMLISLVFFSCVNIYAKDFKPIIVIHGGTSGLGLTKEEFNKREKVMKESLKAGQSILEKGGNSVDAVIAAIKVMEDSPEFNAGKGAVFTADGFNELDASLMNGKNLKAGAIAMARTIKNPIEAAKLVMEKTPHTLIAGEGADKLAKKHGLEIVGQKYFFTEHRYKQLQEAKKSKEVLLDSDKAKAHLGINTEPYLGTVGAIALDKNGNLAAGTSTGGTTNKMTGRIGDSPIIGAGNYANNDSVAISCTGTGDIYIRVAAAHEVAALYKYKKLSIQEAVEETIKQIAKLGGTGGIISIDKNGKVGYAWTKDKLGMYHGEAKIGEEPKVFWPLKN; this comes from the coding sequence ATGATTTTTTTTACATATGACAAAAAAGTACTATTAATGCTAATTAGCTTGGTATTTTTTTCATGTGTTAATATTTATGCAAAAGATTTTAAACCTATTATAGTAATTCATGGTGGAACTAGTGGCCTAGGACTCACAAAAGAAGAATTTAACAAAAGAGAAAAGGTAATGAAAGAATCTTTAAAAGCAGGTCAAAGCATACTTGAAAAAGGTGGAAACTCTGTTGATGCAGTTATAGCTGCTATTAAAGTAATGGAAGATAGCCCTGAATTTAATGCTGGAAAAGGTGCAGTTTTTACTGCTGATGGATTTAATGAGCTTGATGCATCTTTAATGAATGGAAAAAATTTAAAAGCCGGTGCTATCGCAATGGCTAGAACCATTAAAAATCCTATCGAGGCAGCAAAACTTGTCATGGAAAAAACACCCCATACTTTAATAGCCGGAGAAGGAGCTGATAAGTTAGCCAAAAAGCACGGTTTAGAAATAGTAGGACAAAAATACTTCTTTACAGAGCACAGATACAAACAACTCCAAGAAGCAAAAAAAAGCAAAGAAGTGTTGCTTGATAGCGACAAAGCTAAAGCACACCTTGGCATAAACACTGAACCGTATTTAGGTACAGTTGGCGCGATAGCTTTAGATAAAAACGGTAACCTAGCAGCAGGCACAAGCACAGGTGGAACTACAAATAAAATGACAGGACGCATTGGAGATTCCCCTATTATAGGAGCTGGCAACTATGCAAATAACGATTCGGTTGCGATTTCTTGCACAGGAACAGGCGATATTTATATAAGAGTAGCTGCAGCCCATGAAGTTGCGGCTTTATACAAATACAAAAAACTTTCCATACAAGAAGCAGTTGAGGAAACCATCAAGCAAATAGCAAAACTTGGTGGAACAGGTGGGATCATCTCCATAGATAAAAATGGAAAAGTCGGCTATGCTTGGACTAAAGATAAACTTGGAATGTACCACGGAGAAGCAAAAATCGGTGAAGAACCAAAAGTTTTTTGGCCTTTAAAAAATTAA
- a CDS encoding CPBP family intramembrane glutamic endopeptidase: MVALSTHLFLAISLVLLSLDKAKISYLFLLFSLLLGYMFNIINATFIMINVLVFIIAILYQYKKFFILEVALFIYALALFLHFIPGVNNIKVLDQVYASTNSAPFNLYFSIDKPLGVFILFLLFPILFKNTNYTKASVLKWGLLFLSPILLLCVPWYLDVIKLEISLPSWILYFLFSNLLLVALVEEAFFRGYLQQRLTQFIHPNLALLIASIAFGLVHYKSGVLMIVFASIAGLIYGLAYKYSKSLWSSVLFHYGLNLIHLVFFTYPFYLKH; this comes from the coding sequence ATGGTGGCTTTAAGCACTCATCTTTTTTTGGCTATTTCTTTGGTGTTACTTTCACTTGATAAAGCTAAAATATCGTATTTATTTTTACTCTTTTCACTTTTACTAGGATATATGTTTAACATTATAAACGCAACCTTTATAATGATTAATGTATTAGTTTTTATCATAGCTATATTGTATCAGTATAAAAAATTTTTCATACTTGAAGTAGCTTTGTTTATCTATGCTTTGGCTTTATTTCTTCATTTTATCCCGGGCGTAAACAACATCAAAGTCTTAGATCAAGTCTATGCAAGCACAAATAGTGCACCTTTTAATCTTTACTTTAGCATCGACAAACCACTAGGTGTTTTTATACTTTTTTTACTTTTTCCAATTTTATTTAAAAACACAAACTACACCAAAGCTTCAGTACTAAAATGGGGTTTGTTATTTTTATCTCCCATTCTTTTACTATGTGTGCCTTGGTATTTAGACGTAATCAAGCTAGAAATCAGCTTACCATCATGGATTTTGTATTTTTTATTTTCAAACCTTTTATTGGTGGCTTTAGTGGAAGAAGCTTTTTTTAGAGGTTATCTCCAACAAAGACTTACGCAGTTTATCCACCCCAACCTTGCCTTACTAATCGCAAGCATAGCTTTTGGACTAGTGCATTACAAAAGCGGTGTTTTGATGATTGTATTTGCTAGTATAGCGGGTTTGATTTATGGCTTAGCTTATAAGTATTCAAAAAGCTTATGGAGTAGTGTATTGTTTCACTATGGTTTAAATTTAATCCATTTGGTGTTTTTTACCTATCCTTTTTACCTAAAACACTAA